One Streptomyces sp. SAI-135 DNA segment encodes these proteins:
- a CDS encoding DUF262 domain-containing protein — protein MRADTVDLRRIFGRDIRYTVPLFQRPYVWNRDDNWSALWEDIRRTVERAEQAALTGDTVAPHFLGAVVFDETPYLSSSLETRQVIDGQQRLTTLQLFLFAARLSAAALNHERSVRLLSKFLENDEDLFDRVQHPDHLYKVWPTNADRDEFRTVMRGQGGAGRFAEAITYFKQEIDAWLAEAAEPEERLGTLVQTLREQLRLVIIDLEKHDDAQVVFETLNSRGTPLEHADLIKNLLFRDAERAGADIDRLYKTYWAPFDQDEWRTEQTTGRITRSRLDVFLTYWLTMRTQREFTASALFKEFERWLLSAAVPTEEVFAELARYAEIYDLIDDYPQHGVEGRFFYRMKVLQTSTPMPLLLLLYGLDESVLPPERRRRTIRAIDSYLVRRALLNLSNRDHNNVFRDLVAAAARQPDRADEAVIKALSAMQGAHRHWPSDHEFRASLEQDPIYTRLYRRGVRILLEALEDELRTDHTEQLVVPLGEQAGAKLTIEHVMPQSWRDNWPPLENDPSEGSDRDELVHTLGNLTLVTARLNPTLGNMAWEDKRQWLSKHSLLRLTHGTLLSAPPNTDISDWAATWDEHRIHARGSYLGSLSLNIWPHADGLLSAPLSADCGDK, from the coding sequence ATGAGAGCAGACACGGTCGACCTGCGTCGGATCTTCGGCAGGGACATCCGTTACACGGTGCCGCTGTTCCAGAGGCCGTATGTGTGGAACCGGGACGACAACTGGTCAGCTCTGTGGGAGGACATTCGCCGCACCGTCGAGCGGGCCGAGCAGGCGGCCCTGACCGGCGATACGGTGGCTCCGCACTTTCTCGGCGCGGTTGTGTTCGACGAGACGCCGTACCTTTCGTCAAGTCTGGAGACTCGGCAGGTCATTGACGGCCAGCAGCGCCTCACAACTCTGCAGTTGTTCCTGTTCGCGGCCCGCCTGTCGGCGGCGGCACTCAACCATGAGCGGTCCGTGCGGCTGCTGAGCAAGTTCCTGGAGAACGACGAGGACCTGTTCGACCGCGTCCAACACCCCGATCACCTCTACAAGGTGTGGCCGACCAACGCGGACCGTGACGAATTCCGCACCGTCATGCGCGGTCAGGGCGGGGCAGGACGGTTCGCCGAAGCCATCACCTACTTCAAGCAGGAGATCGACGCCTGGCTGGCAGAAGCCGCCGAACCGGAGGAGCGGCTAGGGACGCTGGTGCAGACCCTGCGTGAACAGTTGCGCCTGGTCATCATCGATCTGGAAAAGCACGACGACGCTCAGGTCGTCTTCGAGACGCTGAACAGCCGTGGTACACCGCTGGAGCACGCGGATCTGATCAAGAACCTTCTGTTCCGTGACGCGGAACGCGCCGGCGCGGACATCGACCGGCTCTACAAAACGTATTGGGCTCCCTTCGACCAGGACGAATGGCGCACGGAACAGACGACTGGCCGCATTACGCGAAGCCGCCTCGACGTGTTCCTGACGTACTGGCTGACGATGCGAACACAGCGGGAGTTCACCGCCTCCGCCCTGTTCAAGGAGTTCGAGCGCTGGCTGCTCTCGGCTGCCGTCCCTACGGAGGAGGTCTTCGCCGAACTAGCGCGGTACGCCGAGATCTACGACCTGATCGACGATTACCCGCAGCACGGCGTCGAGGGCCGGTTCTTCTATCGGATGAAGGTCCTTCAGACCTCCACTCCGATGCCCCTGCTTCTTCTCCTGTACGGCCTGGACGAGTCCGTGCTGCCCCCTGAGCGTCGTCGACGAACGATCCGTGCTATCGACAGCTACCTCGTTCGCCGGGCGCTGCTCAATCTCAGCAACCGCGACCACAACAATGTCTTCCGTGACCTGGTCGCCGCTGCAGCCCGGCAGCCCGACCGCGCGGACGAGGCCGTCATCAAGGCCCTCTCGGCAATGCAGGGAGCCCACCGTCATTGGCCGAGCGACCATGAGTTCCGCGCTTCATTGGAACAGGACCCCATCTACACCCGCCTGTACCGCCGCGGCGTGCGCATCCTCCTGGAAGCGCTGGAGGACGAACTCCGCACCGACCACACCGAACAGCTCGTCGTGCCCCTCGGCGAGCAGGCGGGCGCGAAGTTGACCATCGAACACGTCATGCCGCAAAGCTGGCGCGACAACTGGCCGCCCCTCGAAAACGATCCGTCTGAAGGATCCGACCGCGACGAACTGGTCCACACCCTCGGCAACTTGACCCTGGTCACTGCCCGCCTGAACCCGACCTTGGGAAACATGGCCTGGGAAGACAAGCGGCAATGGCTCAGCAAGCACAGCCTGTTGCGTCTTACCCACGGCACCCTGCTCAGCGCACCACCGAACACCGACATCAGCGACTGGGCCGCCACCTGGGACGAGCACCGGATCCACGCACGTGGCTCCTACCTTGGCTCACTGTCTTTGAACATCTGGCCACACGCCGATGGCCTCCTCTCCGCTCCGCTTTCTGCCGACTGCGGCGACAAGTGA
- a CDS encoding RNB domain-containing ribonuclease: MPRRRIRVTDVPLRTAFAALRTELDVPSDFPPEALSEAERPPRPGAHVDATDIPLFTIDPPASTDLDQAMHLSRRGTGYRLRYAIADVAAFVVPASALDAETHRRVLTLYFPDTRVPLHPPLLSEGAASLLPDQVRPAALWTIDLDAEGRTTAAEVHRALVRSRAKLDYEGVQRAIDAGTAEEPLELLRVVGELRERLEVERGGISLRVPEQEIVERNGTYELMYRAGLPADGWNAQVSLLTGMAAAELMLAYGTGVLRTLPAAPDGAVGRLRRTAHALHIDWPHHVSYAALIRSLDPGTPSHAAFLQECTTLLRGAGYTVFRDGEVPPLTTHAAVAAPYAHCTAPLRRLVDRYASEICLAAVAGKPVPEWVLAAFDALPGEMSEGGRRAAAVERACVDLVEAALLKDRVGEVFDGCVVDLDERRPAVGTVQLETPAVIGRIDGEGLSLGERLRVKVLESEPGGSGGGKVRFAPA; the protein is encoded by the coding sequence ATGCCCCGCCGCCGCATACGTGTGACCGACGTCCCGCTACGGACCGCCTTCGCCGCCCTGCGCACCGAACTCGACGTGCCGTCGGACTTCCCGCCGGAGGCGCTGTCCGAGGCCGAGCGGCCCCCTCGTCCAGGGGCTCACGTCGACGCGACCGACATCCCCCTCTTCACCATCGACCCGCCCGCCTCCACCGACCTCGACCAGGCGATGCACCTCTCCCGCCGCGGCACCGGCTACCGCCTGCGGTACGCCATCGCCGACGTCGCCGCCTTCGTCGTACCCGCATCGGCCCTGGACGCGGAGACCCACCGCCGCGTGCTCACCCTGTACTTCCCGGACACCCGGGTCCCCCTGCACCCGCCGCTGCTCAGCGAGGGCGCCGCCAGCCTCCTCCCGGACCAGGTCCGCCCGGCCGCCCTGTGGACGATCGACCTCGACGCGGAAGGCCGTACGACCGCGGCCGAGGTCCACCGCGCCCTGGTGCGCAGCCGGGCCAAGCTGGACTACGAGGGCGTGCAGCGGGCGATCGACGCGGGTACGGCGGAGGAGCCGTTGGAGCTGCTTCGCGTGGTCGGCGAGCTGCGGGAACGGTTGGAGGTCGAGCGCGGCGGGATCTCCCTGCGGGTCCCCGAGCAGGAGATCGTCGAGCGGAACGGCACGTACGAGCTCATGTACCGCGCCGGGCTGCCCGCCGACGGCTGGAACGCCCAGGTCTCCCTGCTCACGGGCATGGCGGCGGCGGAGCTGATGCTCGCGTACGGGACGGGGGTCCTGCGCACCCTCCCGGCCGCCCCGGACGGAGCGGTGGGGCGATTGCGCCGCACCGCGCACGCCCTGCACATCGACTGGCCGCACCACGTCTCGTACGCGGCGCTGATCCGCTCCCTGGACCCGGGAACCCCGTCCCACGCGGCGTTCCTCCAGGAATGCACGACGCTGCTGCGGGGTGCGGGTTACACGGTCTTCCGGGACGGTGAGGTGCCGCCCCTCACCACCCACGCGGCGGTCGCCGCCCCGTACGCCCACTGCACGGCCCCGCTGCGGCGCCTGGTCGACCGGTACGCGTCGGAGATCTGCCTGGCGGCGGTCGCGGGGAAGCCGGTGCCGGAGTGGGTGCTCGCCGCCTTCGACGCCCTGCCCGGCGAGATGTCCGAGGGCGGCCGGCGCGCGGCCGCGGTGGAACGGGCGTGCGTCGACCTCGTCGAGGCGGCGCTGCTGAAGGACCGGGTGGGGGAGGTGTTCGACGGATGCGTGGTGGACCTGGACGAACGCCGACCGGCCGTGGGGACCGTGCAGTTGGAGACACCGGCGGTGATCGGCCGGATCGACGGGGAGGGACTGTCGCTGGGGGAACGGCTGCGGGTGAAGGTCTTGGAGTCGGAGCCGGGGGGTTCAGGCGGAGGGAAGGTGCGGTTCGCGCCGGCGTGA
- a CDS encoding SNF2-related protein — protein sequence MTDQGATQDGTRFPPGAQILVRDEEWLVRNTITTEHDGERIEAVGVSEFVRDEEAVFFSGIDTVELLDPEKTRLVPDTSSYFRRSRLFLEAVLRKTPLPQSERGLALADRFLLDPLVYQQRPAELALSMRNLRPRVLIADVVGLGKTLEIGLTLAELIRRGRGERILVVTPQSILEQFQHELWTRFSIPLVRLDSLGIQRVQRELPAGRNPFTHYKRVIISVDTLKNIGQYRHHLERIRWDAVVIDESHNLINPGSQRRALAETLAPRTDALLLASATPHNGDKRSFADLISLLDPAAIADRDDYDPEADLGHLYIRRTKISPEVRDEMGTEWPDRGPTVSLHCAATEAEERIFTELTEYWLPTARTSTEFGSASEDRTSVATEQLFAYQLLKTFLSSHVALGETVDKRVTSLADRVRKAGEKGLGPDPAIAAEQAALARLREIINGMGDGTAPGDSAKLDALVGQLKEIGVGPRSTTRAVVFSERVRTLTWLAQVVPARLGFPVAADGTAKAVAVMHGGLSDDEQGDVLEAFGLADTPVRLLFTGDVASEGVNLHRQCHHLIHYDIPWSLIRIEQRNGRIDRYGQKYEPQFRALILTSAVPGAKDDRTVAEKLLRREEEAHKLDGTAEAVSGFYRAEEEERRLIRELVKGGTVEDFLEPDPAADTALADLFGQVDTVTEQELPARAEQISLFEGDTAAFVSTALDEVYEERAEDLVGLSSGTDAKGGAYFSLSPAMAPDLLHRLKALPPSYLKEQRVAERMLVTFDRALAQRKLTEARESSTTMWPEVSFLTDIHPVVEWLTDKVLVEFGRQEAPVITTPHVDGPVFLVQGIHSNALGRPTVVRWMAVTSLGTEGTPEVRPMADALRDAKVGPRLARTGGPADPARLQALVPAAVAAARAHLDAGRAEWEETISQPLATYRDHVAQWRTDSLLPGLSGRRERLVEETADELARLLDQLHTTGRPLLRVLAVLDRPGAPTAPEAQAENRA from the coding sequence GTGACCGACCAGGGGGCGACGCAGGACGGGACTCGGTTCCCGCCGGGAGCGCAGATCCTTGTACGGGACGAGGAGTGGCTGGTCCGCAACACCATCACGACCGAGCATGACGGTGAGCGGATCGAAGCGGTCGGCGTGTCCGAGTTCGTCCGGGACGAGGAAGCAGTCTTCTTCAGCGGGATCGACACGGTCGAACTGCTCGACCCGGAGAAAACCCGCTTGGTCCCCGACACCTCGTCGTACTTCCGGCGCAGCCGCCTCTTCCTCGAAGCCGTTCTGCGCAAGACGCCGCTGCCGCAGTCGGAGCGGGGGCTCGCCCTCGCGGACCGCTTCCTGCTGGACCCGCTGGTCTACCAGCAGCGCCCGGCCGAGCTCGCCCTGTCCATGCGCAACCTCCGCCCCAGGGTTCTGATCGCCGACGTCGTGGGCCTCGGTAAGACGCTGGAGATCGGCCTGACCCTCGCGGAACTCATCCGCCGCGGCCGGGGCGAGCGCATCCTGGTCGTGACACCGCAGAGCATCCTGGAACAGTTCCAGCACGAACTGTGGACCCGTTTCTCGATCCCGCTCGTGCGGCTCGACTCGCTCGGCATCCAGCGCGTCCAGCGCGAGCTCCCGGCGGGGCGGAACCCGTTCACTCATTACAAGCGCGTGATCATCTCTGTGGACACGCTCAAGAACATCGGCCAGTACCGGCACCATCTGGAGCGCATCCGCTGGGACGCCGTCGTGATCGACGAGTCCCACAACCTAATCAACCCGGGCAGCCAGCGCCGCGCCCTCGCCGAGACCCTCGCCCCGCGCACCGACGCCCTGCTACTCGCCAGCGCGACCCCGCACAATGGCGACAAGCGCTCCTTCGCCGACCTGATCTCCCTGCTCGACCCGGCTGCCATCGCCGACCGCGACGACTACGACCCCGAGGCGGACCTCGGCCACCTCTACATCCGGCGCACCAAGATCAGTCCCGAGGTGCGCGACGAGATGGGCACCGAGTGGCCCGACCGAGGCCCCACGGTCTCCCTCCACTGCGCCGCCACCGAGGCGGAGGAGCGGATCTTCACCGAGCTGACCGAGTACTGGCTGCCCACCGCGCGGACGAGCACGGAGTTCGGCTCGGCCAGCGAGGACCGTACCTCCGTCGCAACCGAGCAGCTCTTCGCCTACCAGCTACTGAAGACGTTCCTGTCCTCCCACGTCGCTCTCGGCGAGACGGTCGACAAGCGCGTCACCTCACTCGCCGACCGCGTCCGTAAGGCCGGTGAGAAGGGGCTGGGGCCCGACCCGGCCATCGCTGCCGAGCAGGCGGCACTGGCCCGGCTGCGGGAGATCATCAACGGCATGGGCGACGGTACCGCCCCCGGCGACTCCGCCAAACTCGACGCGCTCGTCGGGCAGTTGAAGGAGATCGGTGTCGGTCCCCGGTCCACCACCCGGGCGGTGGTCTTCTCCGAGCGCGTCCGCACCCTCACCTGGCTCGCTCAGGTCGTCCCCGCCCGACTGGGCTTCCCGGTCGCGGCCGACGGCACGGCCAAGGCCGTGGCCGTGATGCACGGCGGCCTCAGCGACGACGAACAGGGCGACGTCCTGGAGGCGTTCGGCCTCGCCGACACCCCGGTCCGGCTGCTGTTCACCGGCGACGTCGCCTCCGAGGGCGTCAACCTGCACCGCCAGTGCCACCACCTGATCCACTACGACATCCCGTGGTCGCTGATCCGCATCGAGCAGCGCAACGGCCGTATCGACCGGTACGGGCAGAAGTACGAGCCCCAGTTCCGCGCGCTGATCCTCACCTCGGCCGTCCCCGGCGCCAAGGACGACCGCACGGTCGCGGAGAAGCTGCTCCGCCGCGAGGAGGAGGCCCACAAACTGGACGGCACCGCCGAGGCCGTGTCCGGTTTCTACCGGGCCGAGGAGGAGGAACGCCGGCTTATCAGGGAACTGGTCAAAGGCGGCACCGTCGAGGACTTCCTGGAGCCCGACCCGGCCGCCGACACCGCCCTCGCTGACCTGTTCGGTCAGGTCGACACCGTCACCGAGCAGGAACTGCCCGCACGCGCCGAGCAGATCTCCCTCTTTGAGGGGGACACGGCCGCCTTCGTCTCCACCGCTCTCGACGAGGTCTACGAAGAGCGTGCCGAGGACCTCGTCGGTCTGTCGTCCGGCACCGACGCCAAGGGCGGCGCGTACTTCTCGCTGTCCCCGGCCATGGCCCCCGACCTGCTTCACCGCCTCAAGGCCCTGCCGCCGTCCTACCTGAAGGAGCAGCGGGTCGCCGAGCGGATGCTGGTCACCTTCGACCGCGCCCTCGCGCAGCGCAAGCTCACCGAGGCCCGGGAAAGCAGCACCACGATGTGGCCGGAGGTCTCCTTCCTCACCGACATCCACCCGGTGGTGGAGTGGCTGACGGACAAGGTCCTCGTCGAGTTCGGTCGGCAGGAGGCCCCGGTCATCACCACCCCGCACGTCGACGGCCCGGTGTTCCTAGTCCAGGGCATCCACTCCAACGCCCTGGGCCGTCCCACCGTCGTGCGCTGGATGGCCGTAACCAGCCTGGGCACCGAAGGCACGCCCGAGGTGCGTCCCATGGCGGACGCGCTGCGCGACGCGAAAGTCGGCCCGAGGCTCGCCCGCACCGGCGGGCCGGCCGACCCGGCCCGTCTCCAGGCCCTCGTCCCGGCCGCCGTCGCCGCTGCCCGCGCCCACCTGGACGCCGGGCGGGCCGAGTGGGAGGAGACGATCAGCCAACCTCTCGCCACTTATCGCGATCACGTCGCCCAGTGGCGCACCGACTCGCTGCTCCCCGGCCTCTCGGGCCGCCGCGAACGCCTCGTCGAGGAGACCGCCGACGAACTGGCGCGGCTGCTGGACCAGTTGCACACCACCGGCCGCCCCCTGCTGCGCGTCCTGGCTGTCCTTGACCGCCCCGGCGCCCCAACCGCCCCCGAAGCCCAGGCGGAGAACCGAGCATGA
- a CDS encoding TetR/AcrR family transcriptional regulator has product MAQGQRDRLTPRAREIATAARDLLEESGPTALTLRALADRLGIKAPSLYKHFPDKQAVEVELIAQMLEESAAALEAAEQRAPGSLPALAEAYRTYALAHPHLYCLSTERPLPRPALPAGLEDRAAMPLLRACDGDLDLARSIWAFAHGMVILEIHGRFPDDADLDAAWKRGLNSLHR; this is encoded by the coding sequence GTGGCACAGGGACAGCGAGACCGTCTCACACCCCGCGCCCGTGAGATCGCGACGGCCGCCCGCGACCTGCTGGAGGAGTCCGGCCCCACCGCCCTCACCCTGCGTGCCCTCGCCGACCGCCTCGGCATCAAGGCGCCCTCCCTTTACAAGCACTTCCCGGACAAGCAGGCCGTAGAGGTCGAGCTGATCGCACAGATGCTGGAGGAGTCGGCGGCGGCGCTGGAGGCGGCGGAGCAACGGGCCCCCGGCTCCCTGCCGGCCCTGGCCGAGGCCTACCGGACCTACGCCCTGGCCCACCCCCACCTCTATTGCCTCAGCACGGAACGCCCCCTCCCGCGCCCCGCCCTCCCCGCCGGCCTGGAGGACCGCGCCGCGATGCCGCTGCTGCGGGCCTGCGACGGCGACCTGGACCTGGCCCGCTCGATCTGGGCCTTCGCCCACGGGATGGTGATCCTGGAGATCCACGGCAGGTTTCCGGACGACGCGGACCTGGACGCGGCATGGAAGAGAGGCCTGAATTCGTTGCACAGGTAG
- the eda gene encoding bifunctional 4-hydroxy-2-oxoglutarate aldolase/2-dehydro-3-deoxy-phosphogluconate aldolase produces the protein MASSSPASRPASSPASRPASLLDLAPVVPVVVLQDAPDAVPLARALVAGGLPAIEVTLRTPAALDAIRAIAAEVPDAVVGAGTVITPEQVHDAVAAGARFLVSPGWTDVLLEAMRESGVPFLPGVSTTSEVVALLERGVTEMKFFPAEAAGGTAYLKSLAGPLPQARFCPTGGIGVGNASEYLALPNVGCVGGTWMLPTDALAARDWARVERLAGEASHLGRLRPQV, from the coding sequence ATGGCCTCCTCCTCCCCTGCCTCCCGCCCCGCCTCCTCCCCTGCCTCCCGCCCCGCCTCGCTGCTCGACCTCGCGCCCGTCGTGCCCGTCGTCGTGCTCCAGGACGCGCCCGACGCCGTACCGCTCGCGCGCGCCCTGGTCGCCGGCGGGCTGCCCGCGATCGAGGTGACCCTGCGGACACCCGCCGCACTCGACGCGATCCGGGCGATCGCCGCGGAGGTGCCGGACGCGGTGGTCGGGGCCGGGACCGTCATCACGCCGGAGCAGGTCCATGACGCGGTCGCCGCCGGCGCCCGCTTCCTCGTCAGCCCGGGCTGGACGGACGTACTCCTGGAGGCGATGCGGGAGTCCGGGGTGCCGTTCCTGCCGGGGGTGTCGACGACCTCGGAGGTCGTGGCGCTGCTGGAGCGGGGGGTGACGGAGATGAAGTTCTTCCCGGCGGAGGCGGCGGGCGGTACGGCCTATCTGAAGTCCCTCGCCGGGCCGCTGCCGCAGGCGCGGTTCTGTCCGACGGGCGGGATCGGGGTCGGGAACGCCTCCGAGTACCTGGCCCTGCCCAACGTCGGTTGCGTGGGCGGTACTTGGATGCTGCCGACCGACGCGCTCGCCGCGCGGGACTGGGCGCGGGTCGAGAGGCTGGCCGGGGAGGCCTCCCACCTGGGACGGCTACGGCCGCAGGTGTGA
- the yaaA gene encoding peroxide stress protein YaaA, which translates to MLVLLPPSEGKASSGRGAPLKLESLSLPGLHESREAVLDALVDLCAADEEKAREVLGLSEGLRGEVAKNVELRTAGARPAGEIYTGVLYDALDLASLDAAAKRRAGRSLLVFSGLWGAVRPTDRIPSYRCSMGVKLPGLGALGTHWRAPMASVLPEAAGDGLVLDLRSSAYAAAWKSKGEVAERTATVRVLHAPTRKVVSHFNKATKGRMVRTLLEAGVAPKSPAELVEALRELGYVVEASAPAKAGQAWALDVLVDEIH; encoded by the coding sequence GTGCTGGTCCTGCTGCCTCCCTCCGAAGGCAAGGCGTCCTCTGGTCGTGGCGCCCCGCTGAAGCTGGAGTCGCTGTCGTTGCCGGGGCTCCACGAGAGCCGGGAGGCGGTCCTCGACGCGCTCGTCGACCTGTGCGCCGCCGACGAGGAGAAGGCACGCGAGGTGCTCGGGCTCAGCGAGGGACTGCGGGGCGAGGTCGCGAAGAACGTCGAGCTGAGGACCGCGGGGGCGCGGCCCGCCGGGGAGATCTACACGGGTGTCCTCTACGACGCCCTCGACCTGGCCTCCCTCGACGCGGCCGCGAAGAGGCGTGCGGGGCGTTCGCTGCTCGTGTTCTCGGGGTTGTGGGGCGCTGTCCGGCCGACCGACCGGATTCCGTCGTACCGCTGCTCGATGGGGGTCAAACTGCCCGGACTCGGGGCGCTGGGCACGCACTGGCGTGCACCGATGGCCTCCGTCCTCCCCGAGGCCGCCGGGGACGGGCTCGTCCTCGATCTGCGGTCCTCCGCCTATGCCGCCGCGTGGAAGTCGAAGGGCGAGGTCGCCGAGCGGACGGCGACCGTGCGGGTGCTGCACGCGCCGACCCGGAAGGTCGTCAGCCACTTCAACAAGGCGACGAAGGGGCGGATGGTGCGGACTCTGCTGGAGGCGGGGGTGGCGCCGAAGAGCCCGGCCGAGCTGGTGGAGGCGCTGCGGGAGCTCGGGTACGTGGTAGAGGCATCGGCGCCCGCGAAGGCCGGGCAGGCATGGGCCCTGGACGTGCTGGTGGACGAGATCCACTGA
- a CDS encoding DUF4260 family protein, translating to MSTVATTAPAARTRRTRTVLRRTAWLAGALFWSAFAVLEAVNHGWLAGTLALAFFVLPDLTFLVALDEAPGMAKGQLPLRAVPYYNALHRAAVPLALMALYTFGPVAWPPAFAALCGWLAHISYDRAFGYGLRTKEGFQRG from the coding sequence ATGAGCACGGTCGCCACCACCGCCCCCGCCGCCCGAACCCGCCGTACCCGCACCGTCCTCCGCCGAACGGCCTGGTTGGCGGGCGCGCTGTTCTGGTCCGCCTTCGCGGTCCTGGAGGCCGTCAACCACGGCTGGCTCGCAGGCACCCTCGCCCTCGCCTTCTTCGTCCTGCCGGACCTGACCTTCCTGGTCGCCCTCGACGAGGCACCCGGCATGGCGAAGGGGCAACTGCCGCTCCGCGCGGTGCCGTACTACAACGCGCTGCACCGGGCGGCGGTCCCCCTGGCGCTGATGGCGCTGTACACGTTCGGCCCGGTGGCGTGGCCCCCGGCGTTCGCGGCGCTGTGCGGCTGGCTCGCCCACATCTCGTACGATCGCGCCTTCGGGTACGGACTGCGGACGAAGGAAGGGTTCCAGCGTGGCTGA
- a CDS encoding AraC family transcriptional regulator: MSTREQALWTRTRLGRCGPPLDLLTARFDKHVYAPHAHDEYTIGVCVGGSELIDYRGGRIRTGPGSIVVLAPGEMHTGGPGTTTDGYAYRALYAAPTLLTEGAGLPHFREPLLDDPELAAALLSAHSELSACPDPLETESRLPWLLTALACRHSTARVPTCVIPGAETVARAVRDRLADELVAPPSLADLAADLGLSRYQLLRAFRATMGVPPYAWLAQYRVGRARGLLESGLRPSEVAAIVGFADQAHLTRWFRRVLGVTPAAYRNSVQDAHR, translated from the coding sequence ATGAGCACACGGGAACAGGCCCTGTGGACAAGGACGAGACTGGGCCGCTGCGGCCCCCCGTTGGACCTCCTAACCGCCCGCTTCGACAAGCACGTCTACGCCCCGCACGCCCATGACGAGTACACGATCGGCGTGTGCGTGGGCGGCTCGGAGCTCATCGACTACCGGGGCGGCCGCATCCGCACGGGCCCCGGCTCGATCGTCGTACTCGCCCCGGGCGAGATGCACACGGGCGGCCCCGGCACCACCACCGACGGCTACGCGTACCGCGCCCTGTACGCGGCACCCACCCTCCTGACGGAGGGAGCCGGCCTGCCCCACTTCCGCGAGCCCCTCCTGGACGACCCCGAGCTGGCCGCGGCCCTCCTCTCCGCCCACTCCGAACTCAGCGCCTGCCCGGACCCGTTGGAGACCGAGTCCCGCCTCCCCTGGCTCCTGACGGCCCTGGCCTGCCGCCACTCCACGGCCCGCGTGCCGACCTGCGTGATCCCCGGCGCGGAGACGGTGGCGAGAGCGGTCCGCGACCGCCTGGCCGACGAGTTGGTGGCACCCCCGTCCCTGGCCGACCTGGCCGCGGACCTGGGCCTGTCCCGCTACCAGCTCCTCAGGGCCTTCCGGGCGACGATGGGCGTACCGCCGTACGCCTGGCTGGCCCAGTACCGGGTCGGCAGAGCCCGCGGCCTGCTGGAATCGGGACTCCGTCCCTCGGAAGTGGCCGCCATCGTCGGCTTCGCGGACCAGGCGCACCTGACGCGCTGGTTCCGCCGCGTACTGGGGGTGACCCCGGCGGCGTACCGCAACAGCGTTCAAGACGCGCACCGTTGA
- a CDS encoding serine/threonine-protein kinase has protein sequence MEPLRDEDPKEIGGFALVCRIGAGGMGQVFLGESAAGHQAAVKVIKPSVLDEDTRARFLSEVDSLRTVYGPFVAAFVGADADADQPWLAVEYVPGPDLRTFVTEHGPLPLAETASLGALLAEGLGTVHDAGLLHRDLKPQNILLSRYGPKVIDFGLAVLAERRTTLTATGYVVGSVLCMPPEQARGEHQLDQSADVYALGAVLLFAATGHYPYEGPTWQAVALKIEDLATPPDLTDLPPELGPLVTDMLAPDPGARPALPEVIERLVRIIHDQGLTALQAKYRLTDLTPEIVVPQLPASVPGPTPGADAPAYTPTAVDPAAVEDDEQAVMAVPAGAEQPADIDDEPGWESGSASPSVPGKTVLGQDGSSSRSRGSTGVRLPAPLQIAERIRAGYAREARF, from the coding sequence GTGGAACCACTGAGGGACGAGGACCCCAAGGAGATCGGGGGCTTCGCCCTCGTCTGCCGAATCGGGGCCGGCGGCATGGGGCAGGTGTTTCTCGGCGAGTCCGCGGCCGGCCACCAGGCCGCCGTGAAGGTCATCAAGCCTTCCGTCCTCGACGAGGACACCCGCGCGCGCTTCCTATCCGAGGTGGACAGCCTCCGCACGGTCTACGGGCCGTTCGTCGCTGCCTTCGTGGGAGCCGATGCGGACGCTGATCAGCCTTGGCTCGCCGTGGAGTACGTCCCCGGACCGGATTTGCGCACCTTCGTCACCGAGCACGGCCCCCTCCCGCTCGCCGAGACCGCCAGCCTCGGCGCGCTGCTGGCGGAGGGCCTCGGCACCGTGCACGACGCGGGGCTGCTCCACCGTGACCTCAAGCCGCAGAACATCCTGCTGTCCCGCTATGGCCCCAAGGTGATCGACTTCGGTCTCGCGGTGCTCGCCGAGCGCCGCACCACCCTGACGGCGACCGGCTACGTCGTCGGCAGCGTGCTATGCATGCCGCCGGAGCAGGCCCGGGGCGAGCACCAGCTGGACCAGTCCGCCGACGTCTACGCGCTGGGCGCGGTGCTGCTGTTCGCCGCGACCGGACACTACCCGTACGAGGGACCCACCTGGCAGGCCGTCGCTCTGAAGATCGAGGACCTGGCGACCCCTCCCGACCTGACGGACTTGCCACCGGAGCTCGGGCCCCTGGTCACAGACATGCTCGCGCCGGACCCCGGCGCCCGGCCCGCCCTGCCCGAGGTCATCGAGCGGCTTGTGCGGATCATCCACGACCAGGGCCTGACCGCTCTCCAGGCCAAATACCGCCTCACCGACCTGACGCCCGAGATCGTCGTGCCACAGCTCCCCGCGTCGGTCCCCGGGCCCACACCGGGGGCCGACGCCCCTGCCTACACGCCCACCGCCGTCGACCCGGCGGCGGTGGAGGACGACGAGCAGGCGGTCATGGCGGTACCGGCCGGGGCGGAGCAGCCCGCCGACATCGACGACGAACCCGGCTGGGAATCCGGGAGCGCCAGCCCCTCCGTCCCGGGGAAGACGGTCCTCGGGCAGGACGGGAGCTCGTCCCGAAGCCGTGGGAGCACAGGCGTCCGACTCCCTGCCCCCCTTCAGATCGCTGAGCGGATCCGCGCAGGATACGCGCGGGAGGCGCGCTTCTGA